In Streptomyces sp. DG2A-72, one genomic interval encodes:
- a CDS encoding CinA family protein, with protein sequence MNSAAAELVRLLTVRGETLAVAESLTGGLVAAEITAAPGASKAFRGSVTAYATELKHELLGVDATLLAQRGAVDPQVAAQMAAGVRKALGADWGLATTGVAGPEPQDGQPVGTVFIAVDGPFAADSTATGGGKVASLRLNGQRAEIRMESVRSVLALLLQQLASEQTGNERAQDTEQNGGF encoded by the coding sequence ATGAATTCCGCAGCTGCCGAGCTGGTGCGACTACTCACTGTGAGGGGTGAGACGCTGGCCGTAGCAGAATCCCTGACCGGCGGGCTGGTTGCGGCGGAAATCACAGCGGCACCAGGAGCGTCCAAGGCCTTCCGGGGATCGGTGACCGCCTATGCCACCGAGTTGAAGCATGAACTGCTCGGTGTCGACGCCACCCTGCTGGCGCAGCGGGGAGCGGTGGATCCGCAGGTCGCGGCACAGATGGCGGCGGGAGTGCGCAAGGCGCTGGGCGCCGACTGGGGCCTCGCGACGACCGGTGTCGCCGGTCCGGAACCCCAGGACGGGCAGCCGGTCGGCACGGTTTTCATCGCCGTCGACGGCCCTTTCGCAGCGGACTCCACGGCTACCGGTGGCGGGAAAGTGGCCTCGCTGCGGTTGAACGGCCAGCGGGCGGAAATTCGTATGGAGAGTGTACGGAGCGTACTCGCTCTGCTCCTGCAGCAGCTTGCGAGCGAACAGACTGGGAATGAGCGGGCACAGGATACGGAACAGAACGGGGGGTTTTGA
- a CDS encoding Fpg/Nei family DNA glycosylase — MPEGDTVWQAARRLHGALAGQMLTRSELRVPKFATVDLTGRTVLEVTPRGKHLLARIEGGLTLHSHLRMDGSWKVFDAGQRWTGGPAHQIRAILGAAAHTAVGYRLPVLDLLRTTDEHRAVGHLGPDLLGPDWDPDRALVNLLSDPARPLGEALVDQRNLAGIGNVYKSELCFLLRATPWLPIGALPTEHAAQLPALAKQLLEANRDRPARTTTGRRGQDLFVYGRAPRPCLRCHTPIRVADQGDGRRDRPTYWCPTCQAGPVPAPGTSRRRRNPPSYD; from the coding sequence ATGCCCGAAGGAGACACCGTCTGGCAAGCCGCAAGGCGCCTGCACGGCGCGCTCGCGGGCCAGATGCTGACCCGGAGCGAACTCCGGGTCCCCAAATTCGCCACCGTCGACCTCACCGGCCGGACCGTCCTGGAGGTCACTCCCCGCGGCAAGCACCTGCTCGCCCGCATCGAGGGCGGCCTGACCCTCCACTCGCACCTACGGATGGACGGCTCCTGGAAGGTGTTCGACGCGGGCCAGCGCTGGACCGGCGGCCCCGCCCACCAGATCCGCGCCATCCTCGGCGCAGCTGCCCACACAGCCGTCGGCTACCGCCTCCCCGTCCTGGACCTCCTCCGCACCACCGACGAGCACCGCGCCGTGGGCCACCTCGGCCCCGACCTCCTGGGCCCGGACTGGGACCCCGACCGCGCCCTGGTCAACCTCCTCTCGGACCCCGCCCGCCCCCTCGGCGAGGCCCTGGTCGACCAGCGCAATCTGGCCGGTATCGGCAACGTCTACAAGAGCGAGCTCTGCTTCCTGCTCCGCGCCACCCCCTGGCTTCCCATCGGCGCCCTCCCCACCGAGCACGCCGCACAGCTGCCCGCCCTCGCCAAGCAGCTCCTGGAGGCCAACCGCGACCGCCCTGCCCGCACCACCACGGGCCGCCGCGGCCAGGACCTCTTCGTGTACGGCCGCGCACCCCGCCCCTGCCTCCGCTGCCACACCCCGATCCGCGTGGCCGACCAGGGCGACGGCCGCCGCGACCGCCCCACGTACTGGTGCCCGACGTGCCAGGCCGGCCCCGTCCCGGCGCCCGGCACCTCTCGCAGGAGACGGAACCCACCCTCGTACGACTGA
- a CDS encoding helix-turn-helix domain-containing protein → MILLRRLLGDVLRRQRQRQGRTLREVSSSARVSLGYLSEVERGQKEASSELLSAICNALDVRMSELMREVSDELALAELARSAAATSSESVPTSVRPMLGSVSVTGVPPERVTIKAPAEAVDVVAA, encoded by the coding sequence ATGATTCTGCTCCGTCGCCTATTGGGTGACGTGCTGCGTCGGCAGCGCCAACGCCAGGGCCGTACTCTGCGCGAAGTCTCCTCGTCCGCCCGAGTCTCACTCGGCTATCTCTCCGAGGTGGAGCGGGGGCAGAAGGAGGCTTCCTCCGAGCTGCTGTCCGCCATCTGCAACGCGCTGGACGTACGGATGTCCGAACTCATGCGGGAAGTGAGCGACGAGCTCGCACTCGCCGAGCTGGCCCGGTCCGCTGCGGCCACTTCGAGCGAGTCCGTACCCACGTCGGTGCGTCCGATGCTGGGTTCCGTATCGGTGACCGGTGTGCCACCGGAACGGGTGACCATCAAGGCGCCCGCCGAGGCCGTGGACGTGGTTGCCGCGTGA
- the pgsA gene encoding CDP-diacylglycerol--glycerol-3-phosphate 3-phosphatidyltransferase, producing the protein MTGVPASAAGGSAKAKGPVTSAGSVSGGASGASGGAKSARSGKLAAAAVDQASVWNIANLLTMLRLVLVPGFVALMLADGGYDPAWRSLAWAAFAIAMITDLFDGHLARAYNLVTDFGKIADPIADKAIMGAALICLSALGDLPWWVTIVILGRELGITLLRFIVIRYGVIPASRGGKVKTLTQGVAVGMYVLALTGWLATLRWWVMAAAVVLTVVTGLDYVRQAIVLRRQGIAERRAASEEADA; encoded by the coding sequence ATGACCGGAGTCCCGGCGTCCGCCGCGGGCGGCTCCGCCAAGGCGAAAGGACCGGTGACCTCGGCCGGGTCCGTCTCCGGGGGTGCCTCCGGTGCATCGGGCGGTGCCAAGTCGGCGCGGAGCGGAAAGCTGGCCGCCGCAGCCGTCGATCAGGCCAGCGTCTGGAACATCGCCAACCTCCTGACCATGCTCCGGCTGGTCCTCGTCCCCGGGTTCGTCGCGCTGATGCTGGCCGACGGCGGCTACGACCCGGCGTGGCGCTCGCTCGCCTGGGCAGCCTTCGCCATCGCCATGATCACCGACCTGTTCGACGGTCATCTCGCGCGCGCGTACAACCTCGTCACCGACTTCGGGAAGATCGCCGATCCCATCGCCGACAAGGCGATCATGGGCGCGGCGCTGATCTGTCTGTCCGCCCTCGGTGATCTGCCGTGGTGGGTGACGATCGTCATCCTCGGCCGGGAACTCGGGATCACCCTGCTGCGTTTCATCGTCATCCGGTACGGCGTCATTCCGGCGAGCCGGGGCGGCAAGGTGAAGACCCTCACCCAGGGCGTCGCGGTCGGGATGTATGTCCTGGCGCTCACGGGATGGCTCGCCACCCTGCGGTGGTGGGTGATGGCGGCGGCGGTGGTTCTGACCGTGGTGACCGGGCTCGACTATGTGAGACAAGCCATTGTGCTGCGCAGGCAGGGAATCGCCGAGCGCAGGGCCGCGTCGGAGGAGGCGGACGCATGA
- the rimO gene encoding 30S ribosomal protein S12 methylthiotransferase RimO produces MPERRTVALVTLGCARNEVDSEELAGRLEADGWELVEDAGDADVAVVNTCGFVEAAKKDSVDALLEANDLKGHGRTQAVVAVGCMAERYGKELAEALPEADGVLGFDDYSDISDRLQTILSGGVHAAHTPRDRRKLLPISPAERQSVSDVALPGHGAPADLPEGVAPVSGPRAPLRRRLDGSPVASVKLASGCDRRCSFCAIPSFRGSFISRRPSDVLNETRWLAEQGVKEIMLVSENNTSYGKDLGDIRLLESLLPELAEVDGIERVRVSYLQPAEMRPGLIDVLTSTPKVAPYFDLSFQHSAPDVLRAMRRFGDTDRFLELLDTIRSKAPQAGVRSNFIVGFPGETEADLAELERFLNGARLDAIGVFGYSDEEGTEAATYDHKLDEDVVAERLAQVSRLAEELVSQRAEERVGETVHVLVESVDDEEGAYGRGTHQAPETDGQVLLTSGEGLGVGRMVEAKVVGTEGVDLVAEPLQGSLGYGEEATR; encoded by the coding sequence ATGCCTGAACGCCGTACCGTCGCACTCGTCACCCTTGGCTGCGCCCGTAACGAGGTGGACTCGGAGGAGCTCGCAGGCCGCTTGGAGGCGGACGGCTGGGAACTCGTCGAGGACGCTGGGGACGCGGATGTCGCCGTCGTCAACACCTGTGGCTTCGTCGAAGCCGCCAAGAAGGACTCCGTCGACGCCCTGCTCGAAGCCAATGACCTCAAGGGGCATGGCAGAACCCAGGCCGTCGTGGCGGTGGGCTGCATGGCCGAGCGGTATGGCAAAGAGCTGGCGGAGGCCCTGCCGGAGGCCGACGGTGTACTCGGCTTCGACGACTACTCGGACATCTCCGACCGGCTCCAGACCATCCTGAGCGGCGGCGTCCACGCCGCCCACACCCCGCGTGACCGGCGCAAGCTGCTGCCGATCAGCCCGGCGGAGCGCCAGTCGGTGTCCGACGTCGCCCTCCCTGGCCACGGCGCTCCTGCCGACCTGCCGGAAGGGGTTGCTCCGGTCTCCGGTCCGCGTGCGCCCCTGCGCCGCCGGCTGGACGGCTCCCCGGTCGCCTCGGTGAAGCTTGCCTCCGGCTGCGACCGGCGCTGCTCCTTCTGCGCCATCCCGTCCTTCCGCGGCTCCTTCATCTCGCGCAGGCCCAGCGATGTGCTGAACGAGACGCGGTGGCTGGCCGAGCAGGGCGTCAAGGAGATCATGCTGGTCTCCGAGAACAACACGTCGTACGGCAAGGACCTGGGCGACATCCGGCTGCTGGAGTCCCTGCTGCCGGAGCTCGCCGAGGTCGACGGCATCGAGCGGGTGCGCGTCAGCTATCTGCAGCCGGCCGAGATGCGCCCCGGACTCATCGACGTCCTGACGTCGACTCCGAAGGTCGCGCCCTACTTCGACCTGTCCTTCCAGCACTCCGCCCCGGACGTGCTGCGTGCGATGCGCCGCTTCGGCGACACCGACCGCTTCCTTGAGCTGCTCGACACCATCCGGAGCAAGGCTCCGCAGGCCGGCGTGCGCTCCAACTTCATCGTGGGCTTCCCCGGTGAGACCGAGGCCGACCTGGCCGAGCTGGAGCGATTCCTGAACGGTGCGCGGCTGGATGCCATCGGCGTCTTCGGCTACTCCGACGAGGAGGGCACCGAGGCGGCGACGTACGACCACAAGCTGGACGAGGACGTCGTCGCCGAGCGACTGGCACAGGTCTCCCGGCTGGCCGAGGAACTCGTCTCGCAGCGTGCGGAGGAGCGCGTGGGCGAGACCGTGCATGTGCTCGTGGAGTCGGTCGACGACGAGGAGGGCGCGTACGGCCGCGGGACGCACCAGGCGCCGGAGACGGACGGCCAGGTGCTGCTCACGAGCGGCGAAGGCCTCGGCGTCGGTCGTATGGTCGAGGCGAAGGTGGTCGGTACGGAGGGTGTCGACCTGGTGGCCGAGCCGTTGCAGGGCTCGCTCGGATACGGAGAGGAGGCGACCAGATGA
- a CDS encoding SDR family NAD(P)-dependent oxidoreductase, producing MPVKAYDLTGRTAFVTGAAGGIGRASAVLLAEAGATVHCADRDTQGLHETATLIKDTGGTAHTHALDVTDRTRLQQAVHSCEHLHVMAAVAGIMHSSPVLDTRDEDLDRVLNVNFKGVLYACQEAARLMLAQQIRGSIITMASGAVDTGGPGLLCYGAAKAAVVQLTKTLAAEVGRHGIRVNAVAPGWIRTPMTDRHDSEAQAHTESLMARRSPLGRVGEPEDVAHAVLHLASDASAFTTGQILRPNGGVAMPW from the coding sequence ATGCCCGTCAAGGCGTACGACCTCACCGGACGCACCGCATTCGTCACCGGGGCCGCCGGCGGAATCGGCCGGGCCTCGGCGGTCCTGCTCGCGGAGGCGGGAGCCACCGTGCACTGCGCGGACCGCGACACACAGGGCCTGCACGAGACGGCGACCCTGATCAAGGACACCGGTGGCACCGCCCACACCCACGCCCTCGACGTCACCGACCGCACGCGGCTCCAGCAGGCCGTCCACTCCTGCGAGCATCTGCACGTCATGGCCGCGGTCGCGGGAATCATGCACAGCAGCCCCGTCCTGGACACCAGGGACGAAGACCTCGACCGCGTACTGAACGTCAACTTCAAAGGCGTGCTGTACGCCTGCCAGGAGGCCGCCCGGCTGATGCTCGCCCAGCAGATCAGGGGCAGCATCATCACCATGGCGTCAGGAGCCGTCGACACCGGCGGCCCCGGCCTGCTCTGCTACGGCGCCGCCAAGGCGGCCGTGGTCCAGCTGACGAAGACACTGGCAGCCGAGGTCGGCCGGCACGGCATTCGCGTCAACGCGGTCGCTCCGGGCTGGATCCGTACGCCCATGACGGACCGCCACGACAGCGAGGCTCAGGCGCACACCGAGTCGCTGATGGCCCGGAGGTCGCCACTGGGCCGGGTCGGCGAGCCGGAGGACGTGGCCCACGCGGTCCTGCATCTGGCGTCGGACGCGTCGGCCTTCACTACGGGCCAGATCCTGCGCCCGAACGGCGGGGTGGCGATGCCCTGGTAG
- a CDS encoding Dps family protein, whose amino-acid sequence MYVVKSPLSDADLKTVSEALQGALVDLVDLALVAKQIHWNVVGPRFRSVHLQLDEVVALARTHSDTVAERASALGVSPDGRAATVAVGSGIGPVREGWVTDGDAVAALVDALGAVITRMRERIGTTAEPDPVSQDIFIGVTADLEKHHWMFQAENG is encoded by the coding sequence ATGTACGTCGTCAAGAGCCCGCTGTCCGACGCGGATCTGAAGACCGTGTCCGAGGCGCTGCAGGGCGCCCTCGTCGACCTGGTGGACCTCGCCCTGGTGGCCAAGCAGATCCACTGGAACGTGGTCGGCCCGCGCTTCCGTTCCGTCCATCTTCAGCTCGACGAGGTGGTGGCCCTGGCCAGGACGCACTCCGACACCGTCGCCGAGCGCGCCTCGGCGCTGGGTGTCTCGCCGGACGGGCGCGCCGCGACGGTGGCGGTCGGCAGCGGCATCGGTCCGGTGCGCGAGGGCTGGGTCACGGACGGCGATGCGGTGGCTGCGCTGGTCGATGCCCTGGGTGCGGTGATCACTCGCATGCGGGAACGGATCGGGACGACCGCCGAGCCCGATCCGGTCAGCCAGGACATCTTCATCGGGGTCACCGCGGACCTGGAGAAGCATCACTGGATGTTCCAGGCCGAGAACGGGTGA
- a CDS encoding ATP-dependent helicase, protein MVSSAHRALDGFSPATRGWFTGAFSAPTAAQAGAWRAIGEGSDVLVVAPTGSGKTLAAFLAALDQLASTPPPADPKKRCRVLYVSPLKALAVDVERNLRSPLTGIRQESVRLGLPEPEVKVGIRSGDTPAAERRALSTRPPDILITTPESLFLMLTSATRDALTGIETVILDEVHAVAGTKRGAHLALSLERLDELLPKPARRIGLSATVRPVDEVARYLSPRRKVEIVQPKSGKEFDLSVVVPVEDLGELGGSPVADGSEGAERPSIWPHVEERITDLVQAHRSTIVFANSRRLAERLCNRLNEIAYERATGEPLDEHHAPAELMGGSGAAQGAPPVIARAHHGSVSKEQRALVEEDLKAGRLPAVVATSSLELGIDMGAVDLVVQVESPPSVASGLQRVGRAGHQVGAVSTGVVFPKYRGDLVQAAVVTERMRTGSIESLKVPANPLDVLAQQIVAMTALDTWQLDDLLATVRRAAPFASLPESAFTAVLDMLAGRYPSDAFAELRPRVVWDRVAGTITGRPGAQRLAVTSGGTIPDRGLFGVFLAGADPKKGGGRVGELDEEMVYESRVGDVFTLGTSSWRIEDITRDRVLVSPAPGVPGRLPFWKGDQLGRPLELGRAVGAFLREVGSLPKDDARLRLLAAGLDTWAADNVLSYLDEQREACGHIPDDRTIVVERFRDELGDWRIVVHSPFGAQVHAPWALALGAKLSERYGMDAQVMHADDGIVLRLPDADIMGLDLLDQAPMKAGTEYDAEQAPVGAADVVFDKGEVDQVVTDQVGSSALFASRFRECAARALLLPRRNPGKRTPLWQQRQRAAQLLQVASEFGSFPIVLEAVRECLQDVFDVPGLVELMGDLESRKVRLVEVTTAEPSPFARSLLFGYVAQFLYEGDSPLAERRAAALSLDSRLLAELLGQAELRELLDAEVLTELEKELQWLTEDRRAKDAESVADLLRLLGPLTEAELAERGAEPQWAQDLAGARRAIRVRIAGADHWAAIEDAGRLRDALGTALPVGVPEAFTEPVKDPLGDLLARYARTHGPFTSATAAARFGLGVAVTEGALQRLAANGRVVQGEFHPAGIGQEWCDAAVLRRLRRRSLAALRHELEPVPPPALAQFLPQWQHIGKGHGLRGIDGLVRAVEQLQGASVPASALEKLVLPSRIANYTPALLDELTATGEIVWAGAGALPGKDGWVSLYVADAAPLLLPPPHPLELTALHQSVLDALSGGYGLFFRQIADQVRATTHPDATDPQLADAIWDLAWSGRLTNDTLTPMRSLLGSGRTAGSTAHRAKRTVPRGRYGSLTAAARPASRTGPPTVAGRWSLLPEREPDTTVRAHALARTLLDRHGVVTRGAVSAEGVEGGFSATYRILSAFEESGQARRGYVVEGLGAAQFAMDGAVDRLRAVASARERGEALPPEPYDASHGFPPGAFEPLDGFTPEGFDASDGSTADGFEETDGSTPGRDYDSAPGHDYGSTPGHDFGTPGFEDGFGTPRSHASRPNSPRPRDEYTSPRDFPPPRTTPHRTRTTPDSRAVVLAAADPANAYGAALPWPEPPTGAGHKPGRKAGSLVVLVDGELTLYMERGGKTLLAWPSTPDSAATDDPRLREAADALATAARAGSLGTVTVERVNGASALTSPLGSLLEGSGFIATPRGLRLRA, encoded by the coding sequence ATGGTCAGCTCCGCACATCGAGCCCTGGACGGCTTCTCCCCCGCGACCCGCGGCTGGTTCACGGGGGCCTTCTCCGCGCCCACCGCGGCCCAGGCGGGCGCGTGGCGGGCCATCGGGGAGGGCTCGGACGTGCTGGTGGTGGCCCCCACCGGCTCCGGCAAGACCCTGGCCGCCTTCCTGGCCGCCCTCGACCAGCTCGCCTCGACACCCCCGCCGGCCGACCCGAAGAAGCGCTGCCGTGTCCTCTATGTGTCTCCGCTGAAGGCCCTGGCGGTCGACGTCGAGCGCAACCTCCGCAGTCCATTGACCGGCATCCGGCAGGAATCCGTGCGCCTCGGCCTGCCCGAGCCGGAGGTCAAGGTGGGCATCCGCTCGGGCGACACCCCGGCCGCCGAGCGCCGCGCCCTGTCCACCCGCCCCCCGGACATCCTGATCACCACCCCGGAGTCCCTGTTCCTGATGCTGACGTCGGCCACCCGCGATGCGCTGACCGGCATCGAGACGGTGATCCTGGACGAGGTGCACGCGGTGGCCGGTACCAAGCGCGGCGCCCACCTCGCGCTCTCCCTGGAGCGCCTCGACGAACTGCTCCCGAAGCCCGCCCGCCGTATCGGCCTCTCCGCCACCGTCCGCCCGGTCGATGAGGTGGCCCGCTATCTTTCCCCCCGCCGCAAGGTGGAGATCGTCCAGCCCAAGTCCGGCAAGGAGTTCGACCTCTCCGTCGTCGTCCCGGTCGAGGACCTGGGCGAACTGGGCGGCTCCCCGGTGGCCGACGGCAGCGAAGGGGCCGAACGCCCGTCGATCTGGCCGCATGTGGAGGAGCGCATCACCGACCTGGTGCAGGCCCACCGCTCGACGATCGTGTTCGCCAACTCCCGCCGCCTCGCGGAACGTCTGTGCAACCGGCTCAATGAGATCGCCTACGAGCGGGCCACCGGCGAACCCCTGGACGAGCACCACGCCCCCGCCGAACTCATGGGCGGCTCAGGAGCAGCCCAGGGCGCCCCACCCGTCATCGCCCGCGCCCACCACGGCTCGGTCTCCAAGGAGCAGCGCGCCCTCGTCGAGGAGGACCTCAAGGCAGGACGGCTCCCGGCCGTGGTCGCCACCTCCAGTCTCGAACTCGGCATCGACATGGGCGCCGTCGACCTCGTCGTCCAGGTCGAATCCCCGCCGTCCGTGGCCTCCGGCCTCCAGCGCGTAGGCCGCGCGGGACACCAGGTCGGCGCCGTCTCCACCGGCGTGGTCTTCCCGAAGTACCGCGGCGACCTCGTCCAGGCGGCCGTGGTCACCGAGCGCATGCGCACCGGCTCGATCGAGTCGCTGAAGGTGCCGGCCAATCCACTGGACGTCCTCGCCCAACAAATCGTCGCCATGACGGCGTTGGACACCTGGCAGCTCGACGACCTCCTCGCCACGGTCCGCCGGGCCGCACCCTTCGCCTCGCTCCCGGAGTCGGCGTTCACAGCCGTGCTCGACATGCTCGCGGGCCGCTATCCGTCCGACGCCTTCGCGGAGCTGCGTCCGCGCGTGGTGTGGGACCGCGTCGCCGGCACGATCACCGGCCGCCCCGGCGCCCAGCGTCTAGCCGTCACCTCCGGGGGCACGATTCCCGACCGGGGCCTGTTCGGAGTGTTCCTTGCCGGAGCCGACCCCAAGAAGGGCGGCGGCCGGGTCGGCGAGCTCGACGAGGAGATGGTCTACGAGTCCCGCGTCGGGGACGTCTTCACCCTCGGCACCAGCTCCTGGCGCATCGAGGACATCACCCGGGACCGCGTTCTGGTCTCCCCCGCGCCGGGTGTACCGGGCAGGCTCCCCTTCTGGAAGGGCGACCAGCTGGGCCGCCCGCTCGAACTGGGCCGCGCGGTCGGCGCGTTCCTCCGCGAGGTGGGTTCCCTGCCCAAGGACGACGCCCGCCTCCGCCTGCTCGCCGCGGGCCTGGACACCTGGGCCGCGGACAACGTCCTGTCCTACCTGGACGAACAGCGCGAGGCCTGCGGCCACATCCCGGACGACCGCACGATCGTCGTGGAGCGGTTCCGCGACGAGCTCGGCGACTGGCGGATCGTCGTCCACTCCCCCTTCGGCGCCCAGGTGCACGCCCCCTGGGCCCTGGCGCTCGGCGCCAAGCTCTCCGAGCGGTACGGCATGGACGCCCAGGTCATGCACGCCGACGACGGCATCGTGCTGCGCCTGCCCGACGCCGACATCATGGGCCTGGACCTGCTCGACCAGGCACCGATGAAGGCAGGCACGGAGTACGACGCCGAGCAGGCGCCGGTCGGCGCGGCGGACGTGGTCTTCGACAAGGGCGAGGTCGACCAGGTCGTCACCGACCAGGTGGGCAGCTCGGCGCTGTTCGCGTCCCGTTTCCGCGAGTGCGCCGCCCGCGCGCTGCTGCTGCCGCGCCGCAACCCCGGCAAGCGCACCCCGCTGTGGCAGCAGCGTCAGCGCGCCGCCCAACTGCTCCAGGTGGCCAGCGAGTTCGGCTCGTTCCCGATCGTCCTGGAAGCGGTCCGCGAGTGCCTCCAAGACGTCTTCGACGTCCCCGGACTCGTCGAGCTGATGGGCGACCTGGAGTCCCGCAAGGTCCGCCTGGTCGAGGTCACCACCGCCGAGCCCTCCCCCTTCGCCCGCTCCCTCCTCTTCGGGTACGTGGCACAGTTCCTGTACGAGGGAGACTCCCCGCTCGCCGAGCGCCGCGCCGCCGCCCTCTCCCTGGACTCGCGGCTGCTGGCCGAGCTGCTCGGCCAGGCGGAGCTGCGCGAGCTGCTCGACGCCGAGGTTCTCACCGAGCTGGAGAAGGAACTCCAGTGGCTCACCGAGGACCGCCGCGCCAAGGACGCCGAGAGCGTCGCCGATCTGCTGCGCCTGCTCGGCCCGCTGACGGAGGCCGAGTTGGCCGAGCGGGGCGCCGAACCGCAGTGGGCCCAGGACCTGGCCGGTGCGCGCCGCGCCATCCGGGTCCGGATCGCCGGCGCCGACCACTGGGCGGCGATCGAGGACGCGGGCCGCCTGCGCGACGCGTTGGGCACGGCGCTGCCGGTCGGCGTCCCGGAGGCCTTCACCGAGCCGGTCAAGGATCCGCTCGGCGACCTCCTCGCCCGGTATGCCCGCACCCACGGCCCGTTCACATCGGCCACCGCGGCGGCCCGCTTCGGTCTGGGCGTGGCGGTCACCGAGGGCGCGTTGCAGCGCCTGGCGGCGAACGGCCGGGTCGTACAGGGGGAGTTCCACCCCGCCGGCATCGGTCAGGAGTGGTGTGACGCGGCGGTCCTGCGCCGTCTCCGGCGCCGTTCGCTGGCCGCGCTGCGGCATGAACTGGAGCCGGTACCGCCGCCCGCGCTGGCCCAGTTCCTGCCCCAGTGGCAGCACATCGGCAAGGGCCACGGACTGCGCGGCATCGACGGACTGGTGCGTGCCGTGGAGCAGTTGCAGGGCGCGTCCGTACCGGCATCGGCACTGGAGAAGCTCGTCCTGCCGTCCCGCATCGCGAACTACACGCCCGCATTGCTCGACGAACTCACCGCCACGGGAGAGATCGTCTGGGCCGGCGCGGGCGCGCTCCCCGGCAAGGACGGCTGGGTGTCCCTCTACGTCGCGGACGCGGCCCCACTGCTCCTGCCGCCCCCGCATCCCCTGGAACTGACCGCACTCCATCAGTCCGTCCTGGACGCCCTCTCCGGGGGCTACGGCCTGTTCTTCCGCCAGATCGCCGACCAGGTCCGGGCCACCACCCATCCCGACGCCACGGACCCCCAACTGGCCGACGCCATCTGGGACCTCGCCTGGTCGGGCCGCCTGACGAACGACACCCTCACCCCCATGCGCTCCCTCCTGGGCTCGGGCCGTACCGCGGGCTCCACGGCCCACCGCGCCAAGCGCACGGTCCCACGCGGTCGCTACGGCTCGCTGACCGCCGCCGCCCGCCCCGCCTCCCGCACCGGCCCCCCGACGGTCGCCGGCCGCTGGTCCCTGCTGCCGGAGCGCGAGCCCGACACCACCGTCCGCGCCCACGCCCTGGCCCGCACCCTCCTCGACCGGCATGGCGTGGTGACACGGGGAGCCGTCTCCGCCGAAGGCGTCGAGGGCGGCTTCTCGGCGACGTACCGCATCCTGTCCGCCTTCGAGGAGAGCGGCCAGGCAAGGCGCGGCTACGTGGTGGAGGGCCTGGGCGCCGCCCAGTTCGCCATGGACGGCGCGGTCGATCGCCTCCGCGCGGTGGCGTCCGCCCGAGAACGGGGCGAGGCCCTGCCACCCGAGCCGTACGACGCCTCCCACGGCTTCCCGCCCGGTGCCTTCGAGCCGCTGGACGGCTTCACGCCGGAGGGCTTCGACGCGTCCGACGGCTCCACAGCGGACGGCTTCGAGGAAACCGACGGCTCGACTCCCGGCCGTGACTACGATTCCGCTCCCGGCCATGACTACGGCTCCACTCCCGGCCATGACTTCGGAACCCCCGGCTTCGAAGACGGCTTCGGCACCCCCCGCTCCCACGCCTCCCGCCCCAACTCCCCCCGCCCCCGCGACGAGTACACATCACCGCGCGACTTCCCCCCACCCCGTACGACCCCGCACCGCACCCGCACCACACCCGACTCCCGAGCCGTCGTCCTCGCCGCCGCCGACCCCGCGAACGCGTACGGTGCCGCGCTTCCCTGGCCCGAGCCTCCGACAGGCGCCGGGCACAAGCCGGGTCGCAAGGCGGGCTCCCTCGTGGTCCTCGTCGACGGCGAGCTGACGCTCTACATGGAGCGAGGCGGCAAGACGCTCCTGGCCTGGCCCTCCACCCCGGACAGCGCGGCCACGGACGACCCACGCCTGCGGGAGGCCGCGGACGCGCTCGCCACGGCCGCCCGCGCGGGCTCCCTCGGCACGGTCACGGTGGAACGCGTCAACGGCGCCTCGGCCCTGACTTCCCCCCTCGGCAGCCTCCTGGAAGGATCCGGTTTCATCGCCACCCCCAGGGGCCTCAGACTGCGGGCCTGA